Genomic segment of Sodaliphilus pleomorphus:
TGCACGCGTACCGAGATGATGGCGTTGCGGTTGAGCCTGCCCTCGTTGAAGGCTATCGTGGCCTCCTCGGGGCTGTAGAACACCATGCCCTCGCCCTTCTGGCCCGGGCGCAGCTTGGTGATGTAGTAGAGACCGAGCACCATATCCTGCGACGGCACGGTGATGGGCTCGCCGTTGGCCGGGTTGAGGATGTTGTGGGGCATGAACATGAGCAGCTGTGCCTCGGCGATGGCCTCGTTGCCCAGGGGCAAGTGCACGGCCATCTGGTCGCCGTCGAAGTCGGCATTGAATGGTGTGCATGCCAGCGGGTGCAGCTGGATGGCCTTGCCCTCGATGAGCTTGGGCTGGAAGGCCTGGATACTCAAGCGGTGCAGTGTTGGGGCACGGTTGAGCATGACGGGGTGACCCTTCATCACGTTTTCCAGGATGTCCCACACCACGGGTTCCTTGCGGTCGACAATCTTCTTGGCGCTCTTCACCGTCTTCACGATGCCGCGCTCGATGAGCTTGCGTATCACGAAGGGCTTGTAGAGCTCGGCAGCCATGTCCTTAGGAATACCGCACTCGCCCATCTTGAGCTCAGGACCCACGACGATGACCGAGCGGGCCGAGTAGTCGACACGCTTGCCCAGCAGGTTCTGGCGGAAACGGCCTTGCTTGCCCTTGAGGCTGTCGCTCAACGACTTGAGCGGGCGATTGGCATCGCTCTTCACAGCGCTGCTCTTGCGCGAGTTGTCGAGCAACGAGTCGACTGCTTCTTGCAGCATGCGCTTCTCGTTGCGCAAGATGACCTCGGGAGCCTTGATCTCGATGAGGCGCTTGAGGCGGTTGTTGCGTATGATGACTCGACGGTACAGGTCGTTGAGGTCGCTGGTGGCAAAACGGCCGCCATCGAGGGGCACGAGCGGGCGCAACTCGGGCGGAATCACAGGAATCACCTTGAGTATCATCCACTCGGGACGGTTCACGTCCTTGCTCTCGCGGAAGGCTTCGACCACCTGCAGGCGCTTCAAGGCCTCGGCCTTGCGCTGTTGCGAGGTCTCCTTGTGGGCCTTGTCGCGCAGCTCATAGGAGAGCGAGTCGAGGTCGAGCTTCACCAGGAGGTCGTAGATAGCCTCGGCACCCATCTTGGCCACAAACTTGTTGGGGTCGTCGTCGTCGAGCTGGTTATTGTCTTTAGGCAGCTTTTCCACGATGTCCATATACTCGTCCTCGCTCAGCAGGTCGAGACGCTGCAGTGGCTCAGGCTCCTTGCCAGGTTGCTTGGCCATCTTCACGTTGCCGGGATTGATCACGATGTAGCGCTCATAGTAGATCACTGCATCGAGCTTCTTGGTGGGCAGACCCAGCAGGTAGCCTATCTTGTTGGGCAGCGAGCGGAAGTACCAGATGTGGGCCACGGGCACCACCAGCTGGATGTGGCCGCTGCGCTCACGGCGCACCTTCTTCTCGGTGACCTCGACACCGCAACGGTCGCACACGATGCCCTTGTAGCGTATGCGCTTGTACTTGCCGCAATGGCACTCATAGTCCTTTACAGGGCCAAAGATGCGCTCGCAGAACAGGCCGTCGCGCTCGGGCTTGTAGGTGCGGTAGTTGATGGTTTCTGGCTTGAGCACCTCGCCATAGGAGTTGTTGAGTATCTCGTCGGGCGATGCCAGCGAGATGGTTATCTTGGAGAAGTTACTCTTTGCTTTATTGTCTTTTCTAAAAGCCATTTAAAAATGTATTAAAGAGACGTTATTATTCAAGTTTCACACTTAAGCACAATCCGCGCAGCTCATGCAGCAGCACGTTGAGCGACTCGGGGATGCCCGGAGTGGGCATTGGATCTCCCTTGACAATGGCCTCATAGGCCTTGCTGCGGCCTGTGACATCGTCACTCTTGATGGTGAGGATCTCTTGCAGCACGTGGCTTGCGCCGAAGGCCTCAAGAGCCCAAACCTCCATCTCGCCGAAACGCTGACCACCAAACTGGGCCTTGCCGCCCAGAGGCTGTTGCGTGATGAGCGAGTAGGGGCCGATCGAGCGGGCATGCATCTTGTCCTCGACCATGTGGCCCAGCTTCAGGAAGTAGGTCACACCCACTGTGGCTTTCTGGTCGAAGGGCTCGCCCGTGGCACCGTCGTAGAGCTGGCAGCTGCCGCCACGCGGCAGACCGGCCTTGTCGGTCCACTTGTTGAGGTCGTCCATCGTGGCGCCGTCGAAGATGGGGGTGGCAAATTTCACGCCCAGCTCGTGACCGGCCCAGCCGAGCACGGCCTCGAAAATCTGACCCAGGTTCATGCGCGAAGGCACACCCAGGGGGTTGAGCACGAGGTCGACCGTGGTGCCGTCGGCAAGGAATGGCATGTCCTCCTCGCGCACCACGCGAGAGACGATACCCTTGTTGCCGTGGCGGCCGGCCATCTTGTCGCCCACGCCTATCTTGCGCTTCTTGGCCACATACACCTTGGCCATCTGCATGATGCCCGATGGGAGCTCATCGCCTATCGAGTAGTCAAACTTCTTGCGGCGCAGCTCGGTGTCGATGCCCTTGCTCTTGCGCAGGTAGTTCATCACGCAGGAGCGTATCATGTCGTTGCGGTGCTCGTCGGTCGTCCACTTGCTCAGGTTGACCGACTCGTAGTCGATATCTTTGAGCACCGATGCTGTAAACTTGTTGCCCTTGGCTATCACCTCGGTGTCGAGGAAGTCTTTCACGCCCTGCGAGGTAAGGCCCTCGGTGAGCTTGAGCAGCTTCTCGATGAGCAATGCCTTGAGCTCGTCTTGCTTGGCTCCATACTCCTCGTCGAGCTTGTTGATGAAGGGGTCGCCGCCCTTGGTGCGCTTTTTCTTGGTGGCGCGGGCAAAGAGGCGGGTCTTGATGATCACGCCCTTGAGCGACGGGTTGGCCTTGAGCGAGGCATCCTTCACGTCGCCAGCCTTGTCGCCGAAGATAGCGCGCAGCAGCTTCTCCTCGGGGGTGGGATCGCTCTCACCCTTAGGCGTGATCTTGCCTATGAGGATGTCGCCGGGCTGGATGTGGGCTCCCACGCGGATGATGCCGCGTTCGTCGAGGTCCTTGGTGGCGTCTTCGCTCACGTTGGGGATATCGTTGGTGAGCTCTTCCATGCCGCGCTTGGTCTCGCGCACCTCGAGGGTGTACTCGTCGACGTGCACACTGGTGAGGATGTCCTCACGCACCATGCGCTCGTTGAGCACGATGGCGTCCTCATAGTTGTAACCCTTCCAGGGCATGTAGGCCACCTTGAGGTTACGCCCCAGGGCAAGCTCGCCGTCCTCGGTCGAGTAGCCCTCGGTGAGGATGTCGCCCTTCTTCACACGCTGGCCGCGGTCGCATATGGGCCGCAGGTCGATGGTGGTGTTCTGGTTGGTCTTGCGGAACTTGGGCAAGTGATATTCTACTACGGGTTCCTCAAACGAGACGAAGGCCTCGTCTTCGGTCTGGTCGTAGCGTATGCGTATGACGTCGGCATCGACATATTCTACCACACCCTCGCCCTCGGCTTGTATCTGGGTGCGGCTGTCGTAGGCCAGACGCTGCTCGATGCCGGTGCCCACGATAGGAGCCTCGCTGCGCAGCAACGGCACTGCCTGGCGCATCATGTTGGCACCCATCAAGGCACGGTTGGCGTCGTCGTGCTCCAGGAAGGGAATCATGGCAGCAGCGATCGACGCAATCTGTTGCGGCGACACGTCCATATAGTTAACCTCGTCGGGCGAGGCCACGGGGAAGTCGGCGCCCAGGCGCGACTTGATGCGGTTGCTGGCAAAGGTGCCGTCGTCGTTTACCTCGGCGTTGCCTTGTGCGATGATCTTGCCTTCCTCGCTCTCGGCAGTGAGATACTGCACATGGTTGTTGTCGAGGTCGACCTTGCCGTTTTCCACCTTGCGGTAGGGGGTCTCGATGAAGCCGAGCTTGTTGATCTTGGCATAGATGCACAACGACGAGATGAGGCCGATGTTGGGGCCTTCTGGTGTCTCGATAGGACACAGACGGCCGTAGTGGGTGTAGTGCACGTCGCGCACCTCAAAGCCGGCACGCTCGCGCGAGAGGCCGCCAGGGCCCAGGGCCGACATGCGGCGCTTGTGGGTGATCTCGGCCAGAGGGTTGGTCTGGTCCATAAATTGCGACAAGGCGTTGGTACCAAAGAATGTGTTGATGACCGACGATATTGTCTTTGCGTTGATCAGGTCGATTGGGGTGAACACCTCGTTGTCGCGCACATTCATGCGCTCGCGTATGGTGCGGGCCATGCGGGCCAGGCCCACGCCAAACTGGTTGTAGAGCTGCTCGCCCACGGTGCGCACGCGGCGGTTGCTCAAGTGGTCGATATCATCGACGTCGGTCTTGCTGTTGATAAGGCCGATGAGGTACTTGATGATCTCGATGATGTCCTCGCGGGTGAGCACTCGCACGTCGTCGGGGGTCGAGAGGCCCAGCTTCTTGTTGATGCGGAAACGGCCCACATCGCCCAGGTCATAACGCTTCTCGCTGAAGAAAAGGTTGTTGATCACCTCGCGGGCGCTGGCGTCATCCGGCGGCTCGGCGTTGCGCAATTGCCTGTATATGTAGTTGACTGCCTCTTTCTCAGAGTTGCAGGTATCCTTGGCGAGCGTGTTGAAGATGATGGCATAGTCGCCCGTGTTCACGTCCTGGCGGTGCAGCAGTATGGTCTGTGCGCCCGATTCCAGTATCTCGGGGATGTTGCTCTCCTCGATCACGGTGTCGCGGTCGATAATCACCTCGTTGCGCTCGATCGAAACGACCTCGCCAGTATCCTCGTCGACGAAGTCTTCGTTCCATGTTTTCACGACACGGGCGGCGAGCTTGCGGCCCACTGCCTTCTTAAGGTTGGTCTTGTTTACTTTGAGTTCCTCGGCCAGGCCGAAAATCTTGATGATGTCGTTGTCGGTCTCGAGACCAATGGCACGCAGCAGAGTTGTCACGGGCAACTTCTTCTTGCGGTCGATGTAGGCATACATCACGTTGTTGATATCGGTGGCAAATTCAATCCACGATCCACGGAAAGGTATGATGCGAGCCGAATATAGCTTGGTGCCGTTGGCATGGACGCTCTGTCCAAAGAAAACGCCCGGCGAACGGTGCAACTGAGACACCACCACGCGCTCGGCGCCGTTGATCACAAACGTGCCCTTGGCAGTCATGTAGGGGATGGCACCCAGATACACATCCTGTACCTCGGTGGCAAAGTCCTCGTGATCGGGGTCGGTGCAGTAGAGCTTGAGCTTGGCCTTGAGTGGCACACTGTAGGTGAGGCCACGGTCGAGGCATTCATCGATGGTGTAGCGCGGCGGGTCGATGAAATAGTCAAGAAATTCAAGGACAAAGTTATTCCGCGTGTCCGCGATGGGGAAATTCTCGGAAAAAACTTTATAGAGTCCCTCGTTTTTTCGTTTCTCAGTTGGGGTATCTAATTGCAGAAAATCTCTGAATGATTGTAATTGCACCTCAAGGAAATCGGGATAAGGATACGGATTCTTGACACGTGCAAAATTTACTCGTGGTTGTTTGGAAACTGACATTGAAAAAATTAATTAAGTGAACTCAAATTTTTAATTATGACACAAAAAGGTTAAGAATCAACAGAACCTGAGGATTCTTAACCTATATACCTGATATTCAGGTAAAATTATTTAAGTTCAACTTCAGCGCCGAGTTCTTCGAGTTGCTTCTTGAGACCTTCAGCATCAGCCTTGGGCAGGCCTTCCTTGATGGGAGCGGGAGCCTTCTCTACCAGGTCCTTAGCGTCCTTCAGGCCCAGACCAGTGAGTTCCTTCACCAGCTTGATGACTTTGAGCTTCTCAGAACCGAAAGATTTCAGGATCACGTCGAAGTTAGTCTTCTCCTCTTCAGCGGGAGCAGCACCAGCAGCAGCAGGACCGGCCACGGCCACAGCAGCAGCTGCAGGTTCAATACCATATTCGTCTTTGAGAATTTGTGCGAGTTCGTTTACTTCCTTAACTGAAAGATTAACTAATTCCTCAGCAAAAGCTTTTAAATCTGCCATTTTAGTATGATTTGATTAAAGTTGTTTTTAAATTTATTTTTCTTCTTTGTTTGATAATGTTTCCAGAATTCCGTGGAGCTTGTTGCCACCCGACTGCAGAGCCGAAACCACATTCTTGGCAGGCGATTGCAGCAGTGCCACAACGTCGGCGATGAGCTCGTTCTTGCTCTTGATCGTTGCCAGGGTCTCGAGGCTCTCCTCGCCCATGTAGACGGTCTCCTCAACGAAGGCTGCCTTGAGTGCAGGCTGGGTCTCTTTCTTCTTGCGGAATTCCTTGATGAGTTTAGCAGGAGCGTTGCCAGTGTTGCTCAGCATGAGCGTGGTGTTTCCTACCATTGCGGGATAGAGGCCCGAGTAGTCGATGTCGCTCTGCTCCATGGCCTTCTTCAACAAGGAGTTTTTCACCACCATCATCTTCACCTCGGCCTTGAAGGCAGCGCGGCGCAGGTCGGTGGTCTTTTCAGCGTTCAGGTCGGTTGTCGATGTCAGATACACGCAACTGTACTGAGCGATGGTGTCCTTGATCTTGTCGATTAATACTGCTTTATCTTCCTTTCTCATTGTTTCTTCAATTTTAAAAAATTAAGCGTCGATTGACTTGGTATCGATCTTGATACCTTTACTCATAGTACTTGAAAGATAAATGCTCTTGATATAGGTACCCTTGGCGGTGGCCGGCTTCAGCTTGATCAGCGTGTTGATGAATGCCTGGGCATTCTCACGTATCTGGTCGGGAGTGAACGACACCTTGCCAATAGAGGTGTGTACTATACCTTTCTTATCAACCTTGAAATCAATTTTACCTTGTTTCACTTCTTTCACAGCCTTGGCCACATCGGGAGTCACGGTGCCGCTCTTGGGGTTTGGCATCAGGCCGCGGGGGCCCAGGATGCGACCCAGAGGTCCGATCTTGCCCATGTTTTGAGGCTGGGTGATGATTACATCCACATCGGTCCAACCCGACTTGATCTTGTCGATATACTCTTCAAGACCCACATAGTCGGCACCGGCTTCCTTGGCTTCGGCCTCCTTGTCGGGGGTGCAAAGCACAAGCACGCGCACGGTCTTGCCCGTTCCGTTAGGCAGCGATACCACGCCGCGGATATTCTGGTCAGCCTTTCGAGGATCTACACCAAGACGTACATCGATATCGGCCGAAGCGTCAAACTTGGTGAAGGTGATTTCCTTCAGCAGTGTGGCGGCCTCAGCAAGGGTGTAAGCTTTCCCAGGTTCAATCTTCGTGGCGGCTAACTTTTGATTTTTTGTTAGTTTACTCATTTTGAATTGAAGTTTTAAACATTTTCGGGGAATGTACCCTTTACGGTGATACCCATACTTCTTGCTGTTCCAGCGACCATCTTCATCGCCGAGGCTACAGTGAAACAGTTCAAATCAGGCATTTTGTCTTCAGCAATCTCCTTAACCTGGTCCCAAGTCACCGTAGCGACTTTTTTACGGTTAGGTTCACCCGAACCGCTCTTAATCTTGGCTGCCTCCTTGAGTTGAACGGCAGCAGGCGAAGTCTTGACAACAAAGTCAAAGCTCTTGTCGGTGTAGTAGGTGATCACCACAGGGAGCACCTTGCCGGCCTTGGATTGAGTGCGGGCATTGAATTGCTTGCAAAACTCCATGATGTTTATACCCTTAGAACCAAGAGCTGGTCCTACTGGCGGCGAAGGGTTTGCTGCTCCGCCCTTAATCTGTAATTTTAACTGTCCAGCAATTTCTTTAGCCATTGTTCTTAATTTGAGAATTTATTAGTTTATGAAAAACTATTGCATGAGCCTCAACCAGCACCACCCCTCGTAGCGTAACATCATCGAGGACCGGCACATGGGCACTACTCACGCGACACTTGCGAATTGTCCAATTCCAGCGGCGTCTTGCGGCCGAACACCTTGACCATGACCTTGAGCTTGCGTTTTTCTCGATTCACCTCTTCGATTTCGCCTGTGAACCCGTTGAAGGGACCGAAAGTCACCTTCACATTCTCGCCCACGATGAAATCGTTGGGTCCATCCTCGCCCTCGGGCGCAGCGCCCTCGGCCTCGGCAGCTCCCAGCATGCGTGCAATGTCGCTTTCCCTGATGGGTTCGGGCCTGTGGCTCGACTCACGGGTGCGCACAAAGTTGATCACGTTGGTCGTGTTCTGCAACATGTCTTCAGTCTCACCGTCGAGGTCGCATTGTACAAATACATATCCCGAAAGCAGGTTGCGTTCTTTCTGCACCTTCTTCCCGGCATGGGTCGTGAAGACCTTCTCTGTAGGAACGAGCACCTGAAAAAGATGCTCGCGCAGGCGCTCATCATTTTTACAGGCAGCATCAAGCATTTCCTTGATTTTCTGCTCTTTGCCCGAAATGGTTTTCAAAACATACCACTGTTTTTTTCCTTCAGCCATTGTAGATGTCAACTAAACGTTTAAAAAAGAGATTGAAAAAATGTTGTGAAACACAAGAAATATCTGGAAATGGATTTTTTCTGGAAACATGCAATCATCGCAACCGTGCAGCCACAAGTCACAATCGAGTCAATGCATCTCCCGGCACAGTGATAATGGAGAAGCGTGCCGTGGAAGTAGTGAGACACAGCGCTCGGGGCTCGCAGCAAGTGCAGGCACACGAGAGTGCACTCGCACTTTCTCGCTACACGCGATAGATGATGTTTTCCATGCCCCAGCTGATGATTGCGTCAACAGCCCATATCACGAGTGCCATGAGTATGGAAGCCACCATGACAATGACGGTGCTATTGGCCAAGTCAGTCTTTGAGGGCCAAGAAACCTTATGAACGAGCTCGTTATAAGACTCCTCTAAATCCGTAAGTATTTTTGCTTTTGCCATAATTGTATTTTGAAAAAATAGCACGGGAAGTAAGACTCGAACTCACGACCTACGGTTTTGGAGACCGTCGTTCTACCAACTGAACTATTCCCGTGTATTAAAGAAACCGGCCTCGCCTCGTCATGCGCGCGAGGCCGATTCTGTTATTCTGTGTTCACCCCTCCTTATGAGGGAAGGTGTGTATTACTCGATGATCTTGGTGATTTGACCCGAACCAACGGTGCGGCCACCCTCGCGGATTGCGAAACGCAGACCCTCGTTGCAGGCAACTGGCTCGATGAGCTTCACGTTGATCTCAACGTTGTCGCCAGGCATCACCATCTCAACGCCCTCGGGCAGAGTGATCTCGCCAGTCACGTCGAGCGTGCGGATGTAGAATTGAGGACGATAGTGGCTGCGGAATGCAGTGTGACGGCCACCTTCCTCTTTCTTCAACACATAGATCGAAGCAGTGAACTCATCGTGAGGAGTCACAAGTCCGGGATGGCAGATCACCATACCGCGCTTCACCTGATCCTTGTCGATACCGCGGAGCAGCAGACCCACATTGTCGCCAGCCTCACCCTCGTCGAGGATCTTGCGGAACATCTCAACGCCAGTCACAGTCGACTTCAAGTCGGCACCCAGACCCATGATTTGCACGGGGTCGCCCACTTTCACAACACCGGTCTCGATACGGCCAGTAGCAACGGTGCCGCGGCCAGTGATCGAGAAGATGTCCTCGATAGGCATCAGGAAGGGCTTGTCGATGTCGCGTGGAGGCAGTGGAATCCACTCGTCGACAGCGTCCATCAAGTCGAGCACGCTCTGAGTCCACTTGGGATCGCCATTGAGGGCACCCAGGGCCGAACCCTTGATGATAGGAGTGTTGTCGCCGTCATAGCCATATT
This window contains:
- the secE gene encoding preprotein translocase subunit SecE → MAKAKILTDLEESYNELVHKVSWPSKTDLANSTVIVMVASILMALVIWAVDAIISWGMENIIYRV
- the rplA gene encoding 50S ribosomal protein L1, which produces MSKLTKNQKLAATKIEPGKAYTLAEAATLLKEITFTKFDASADIDVRLGVDPRKADQNIRGVVSLPNGTGKTVRVLVLCTPDKEAEAKEAGADYVGLEEYIDKIKSGWTDVDVIITQPQNMGKIGPLGRILGPRGLMPNPKSGTVTPDVAKAVKEVKQGKIDFKVDKKGIVHTSIGKVSFTPDQIRENAQAFINTLIKLKPATAKGTYIKSIYLSSTMSKGIKIDTKSIDA
- the rplJ gene encoding 50S ribosomal protein L10, whose amino-acid sequence is MRKEDKAVLIDKIKDTIAQYSCVYLTSTTDLNAEKTTDLRRAAFKAEVKMMVVKNSLLKKAMEQSDIDYSGLYPAMVGNTTLMLSNTGNAPAKLIKEFRKKKETQPALKAAFVEETVYMGEESLETLATIKSKNELIADVVALLQSPAKNVVSALQSGGNKLHGILETLSNKEEK
- the rpoB gene encoding DNA-directed RNA polymerase subunit beta, whose protein sequence is MSVSKQPRVNFARVKNPYPYPDFLEVQLQSFRDFLQLDTPTEKRKNEGLYKVFSENFPIADTRNNFVLEFLDYFIDPPRYTIDECLDRGLTYSVPLKAKLKLYCTDPDHEDFATEVQDVYLGAIPYMTAKGTFVINGAERVVVSQLHRSPGVFFGQSVHANGTKLYSARIIPFRGSWIEFATDINNVMYAYIDRKKKLPVTTLLRAIGLETDNDIIKIFGLAEELKVNKTNLKKAVGRKLAARVVKTWNEDFVDEDTGEVVSIERNEVIIDRDTVIEESNIPEILESGAQTILLHRQDVNTGDYAIIFNTLAKDTCNSEKEAVNYIYRQLRNAEPPDDASAREVINNLFFSEKRYDLGDVGRFRINKKLGLSTPDDVRVLTREDIIEIIKYLIGLINSKTDVDDIDHLSNRRVRTVGEQLYNQFGVGLARMARTIRERMNVRDNEVFTPIDLINAKTISSVINTFFGTNALSQFMDQTNPLAEITHKRRMSALGPGGLSRERAGFEVRDVHYTHYGRLCPIETPEGPNIGLISSLCIYAKINKLGFIETPYRKVENGKVDLDNNHVQYLTAESEEGKIIAQGNAEVNDDGTFASNRIKSRLGADFPVASPDEVNYMDVSPQQIASIAAAMIPFLEHDDANRALMGANMMRQAVPLLRSEAPIVGTGIEQRLAYDSRTQIQAEGEGVVEYVDADVIRIRYDQTEDEAFVSFEEPVVEYHLPKFRKTNQNTTIDLRPICDRGQRVKKGDILTEGYSTEDGELALGRNLKVAYMPWKGYNYEDAIVLNERMVREDILTSVHVDEYTLEVRETKRGMEELTNDIPNVSEDATKDLDERGIIRVGAHIQPGDILIGKITPKGESDPTPEEKLLRAIFGDKAGDVKDASLKANPSLKGVIIKTRLFARATKKKRTKGGDPFINKLDEEYGAKQDELKALLIEKLLKLTEGLTSQGVKDFLDTEVIAKGNKFTASVLKDIDYESVNLSKWTTDEHRNDMIRSCVMNYLRKSKGIDTELRRKKFDYSIGDELPSGIMQMAKVYVAKKRKIGVGDKMAGRHGNKGIVSRVVREEDMPFLADGTTVDLVLNPLGVPSRMNLGQIFEAVLGWAGHELGVKFATPIFDGATMDDLNKWTDKAGLPRGGSCQLYDGATGEPFDQKATVGVTYFLKLGHMVEDKMHARSIGPYSLITQQPLGGKAQFGGQRFGEMEVWALEAFGASHVLQEILTIKSDDVTGRSKAYEAIVKGDPMPTPGIPESLNVLLHELRGLCLSVKLE
- the nusG gene encoding transcription termination/antitermination protein NusG translates to MAEGKKQWYVLKTISGKEQKIKEMLDAACKNDERLREHLFQVLVPTEKVFTTHAGKKVQKERNLLSGYVFVQCDLDGETEDMLQNTTNVINFVRTRESSHRPEPIRESDIARMLGAAEAEGAAPEGEDGPNDFIVGENVKVTFGPFNGFTGEIEEVNREKRKLKVMVKVFGRKTPLELDNSQVSRE
- the tuf gene encoding elongation factor Tu; protein product: MAKEKFVRTKPHVNIGTIGHVDHGKTTLTAAITKVLSEQGYSNEAVRSFDSIDNAPEEKERGITINTAHVEYETKNRHYAHVDCPGHADYVKNMVTGAAQMDGAIVVIAATDGVMPQTREHILLARQVNVPRLVVFLNKCDSPDVDDEMIELVEMDVRELLSEYGYDGDNTPIIKGSALGALNGDPKWTQSVLDLMDAVDEWIPLPPRDIDKPFLMPIEDIFSITGRGTVATGRIETGVVKVGDPVQIMGLGADLKSTVTGVEMFRKILDEGEAGDNVGLLLRGIDKDQVKRGMVICHPGLVTPHDEFTASIYVLKKEEGGRHTAFRSHYRPQFYIRTLDVTGEITLPEGVEMVMPGDNVEINVKLIEPVACNEGLRFAIREGGRTVGSGQITKIIE
- the rplL gene encoding 50S ribosomal protein L7/L12, whose product is MADLKAFAEELVNLSVKEVNELAQILKDEYGIEPAAAAVAVAGPAAAGAAPAEEEKTNFDVILKSFGSEKLKVIKLVKELTGLGLKDAKDLVEKAPAPIKEGLPKADAEGLKKQLEELGAEVELK
- the rplK gene encoding 50S ribosomal protein L11, which codes for MAKEIAGQLKLQIKGGAANPSPPVGPALGSKGINIMEFCKQFNARTQSKAGKVLPVVITYYTDKSFDFVVKTSPAAVQLKEAAKIKSGSGEPNRKKVATVTWDQVKEIAEDKMPDLNCFTVASAMKMVAGTARSMGITVKGTFPENV